One window of Drosophila busckii strain San Diego stock center, stock number 13000-0081.31 chromosome 3L, ASM1175060v1, whole genome shotgun sequence genomic DNA carries:
- the LOC108599692 gene encoding disco-interacting protein 2 isoform X1, translating into MSATAASYLGMDVSTLPADVREKLAELDLELSEGDITQKGYEKKRAKLLQPFLKKHESNDVDKTKNLPPPPYYNIKDANNSNANSDGVIISSEGYSYVTEVPSLSSSQQRQHSKKSEFTPQQSSAVISAPHGGGAPGYENMRPQGGAVGDPGYQNTREPSSGFQNSSSSSQHRQRRTQRKVTHNEKRYHSEVRQEAVQQALAALKSRPKPSLPMPSKRSSVLNRSPGCNDDLDSSTDDESIPEELISPDKEYNYPRDHISNSMLPPEPIIKPPIRDSSMAAQQQQQPQQLHLRQHDVKQSQAPMQKYLSSGERRPPQNLPPLPTSDTSSTDSPPIAYKRDNDFADKAYKQKHFNAPDITQFNNAHRIADRVTRYVNVSQTELNESDVNGKWKVSAKIQQLLNTLKRPKRRPLPEFYEDNDIELEIAANPKDPNAPKPEGSTMTPVQGEQLSIPAGLPRTLECALQRYGTNSFKSSMATVLDPNGKITTTLTYGKLLSRAQKIAYALSTKIFSKGPEQVTLKPGDSVALVYPNNDPLSFITAWYGCMFRGLVPLPIELPLSSSDTPPQQVGFLLSSCGITVALTSEACLKGLPKSATGEIAKLKGWPRLQWFVTEHLPKPPKDFNVGNLRIEDTAPAYTEYTTDKEGSVMGITVARAAMINHCRALTMACHYTEGETIVCVLDFKREVGLWHAVLTSVLNGMHVVFIPYALMKLRPSSWMQLITKHRASCCLVKSRDLHWGLLATKDHKDISLSSLRMLLVADGANPWSLSSCDQFLNVFQAKGLRSDAICPCASSSEVFTVSLRRPGRSSSGFSQSATGRGVLSMAALSHGVVRVDSEDSLTSLTLQDCGQVMPAAQMVVVRSDGAPVLCKTDQVGEICVTSGSTGASYFGLDGMTNSTFKVQPLLEDPEQPKEGGGTILATPKPISEEYYVRSGLLGFLGPGGLVFVCGSRDGLMTVTGRKHNADDIIATVLAVEPMRFIYRGRIAVFSIKVLRDERVCVIAEQRPDCSEEESFQWMSRVLQAVDSIHQVGIYCLALVPPNHLPKTPLGGIHLCEARRRFLEGSLHPANVLMCPHTCVTNLPKPREMHQGVQTTAKLSSSSGCGITDTGVGPASVMVGNLVQGNRLAVAHGRDVGMAEDGERKPQLITGVLRWRANTSPDHIIFTLLNSKGAIAKTLTCSELHKRAEKIAALLQERGKIEPGDHVALIFPPGLDLLCAFYGCLYLGAIPITIRPPHPQNLITTLPTVRMIVDVSKSGIVLSIQPIIKLLKSREAASSIDPKTWPPILDIDDNPKRKLAGIATVSLDSSAYLDFSVSTCGRLSGVNITHRSLSSLCASLKLACELYPSRHVALCLDPYCGLGFVMWTLIGVYSGHHSILIAPYEVEANPSLWLSTLSQHRVRDTFCSYGVIELCTKALANSVPTLKQRNVDLRCVRTCVVVGEERPRVMLTQQFCKLFQGLGLNTRCVSTSFGCRVNPAICVQGASSAESAQVYVDLRALRNNRVALVERGAPNSLCLIESGKLLPGVKVIIANPETKGHCGDSHLGEIWVQAPHNANGYFTIYGDETDYNDHFNAKLVTGATSEVYARTGYLGFLRRTECSQAASILDETTPSVASRDSDTESLNSMSQLQLNFSNASLGGNSEHSLVTANPNDQELHDAVYVVGALDEVISLRGMNYHPIDIENSVLRCHKKIAECAVFTWTNLLVVVVELDGNESEALDLVPLVTNTVLEEHQLIVGVVVVVDPGVVPINSRGEKQRMHLRDGFLADQLDPIYVAYNM; encoded by the exons ATGTCTGCAACGGCTGCTAGCTACTTGGGCATGGACGTCTCCACGCTCCCAGCTGATGTTCGCGAAAAACTTGCTGAATTAGACTTGGAGCTGTCCGAAG GGGACATTACTCAAAAAGGATACGAAAAGAAGCGagcaaaattattacaacCCTTTTTGAAAAAACACGAAT CAAACGACGTGGACAAGACAAAAAACTTGCCTCCACCGCCATACTATAATATAAAAGATGCCAACAATAGCAACGCGAATAGCGATGGCGTCATTATCTCCAGTGAAGGCTATAGCTATGTCACCGAAGTACCTTCGCTCTCATCATCCCAGCAAAGACAACATTCCAAAAAGTCAGAATTTACTCCACAACAGTCAAGCGCTGTTATATCCGCCCCACATGGAGGAGGTGCGCCTGGTTACGAGAACATGCGACCGCAGGGTGGGGCCGTGGGTGATCCAGGCTATCAAAATACACGAGAGCCTAGTAGTGGCTTccagaacagcagcagcagcagccagcatcGCCAGCGACGCACCCAACGCAAAGTAACGCACAATGAGAAACGCTATCACTCTG AAGTGCGCCAGGAGGCTGTTCAACAGGCACTAGCCGCACTCAAGAGTCGACCCAAGCCGAGCCTGCCAATGCCCTCGAAACGGAGCTCTGTGCTCAATCGGAGTCCTGGCTGCAACGATGACTTGGACTCATCTACCGATGACGAGTCCATACCTGAGGAGCTTATTTCGCCAGATAAGGAGTACAACTATCCGCGCGATCATATAAGCAATAGCATGCTTCCCCCCGAGCCCATTATAAAGCCACCAATACGTGATTCATCAATGGccgcacaacaacagcaacaaccacaacaattgcatttacgACAACACGATGTAAAGCAAAGTCAAGCGCCAATGCAGAAATATCTATCGTCGGGCGAGCGACGACCGCCGCAAAATTTGCCGCCATTG CCCACTTCGGATACTTCGAGCACTGATTCGCCACCAATTGCATATAAGCGTGATAACGATTTTGCTGATAAAGCctataagcaaaagcatt TTAACGCTCCAGACATAACGCAGTTTAATAACGCACATCGCATAGCGGATCGAGTGACGCGCTATGTGAATGTCTCGCAAACGGAGCTCAACGAGTCGGATGTCAACGGTAAGTGGAAGGTCTCAGCCAAGATACAGCAGTTGCTAAACACACTGAAGCGACCCAAGCGGCGACCACTCCCAGAGTTCTACGAGGACAACGACATCGAGCTGGAGATAGCTGCCAATCCCAAGGATCCGAATGCACCCAAACCAGAGGGCAGCACCATGACACCCGTGCAGGGTGAACAACTTTCTATACCGGCTGGTCTACCTCGCACTTTGGAGTGCGCACTGCAGCGTTATGGCACAAACTCGTTCAAGAGTTCCATGGCCACGGTACTGGATCCTAATGGCAAGATAACTACGACGCTTACATACGGCAAGCTGCTGTCGCGTGCACAAAAAATTGCCTACGCGCTTTCAACCAAAATCTTTAGCAAGGGACCCGAACAGGTTACACTTAAGCCTGGTGATAGTGTGGCTCTGGTCTATCCCAATAATGACCCACTAAG CTTCATCACCGCCTGGTACGGATGCATGTTTCGTGGCCTGGTGCCACTGCCCATAGAGCTGCCATTATCCAGTTCAGATACGCCGCCCCAACAAGTGGGATTCCTCCTTAGTTCGTGCGGCATAACTGTCGCGCTAACCTCGGAGGCTTGCCTCAAAGGTCTGCCGAAGTCGGCAACAGGCGAGATTGCCAAGCTAAAGGGCTGGCCACGTCTGCAGTGGTTTGTTACCGAGCACTTGCCCAAGCCACCCAAGGATTTCAATGTTGGCAACTTGCGTATTGAGGACACTGCGCCGGCGTACACAGAGTACACCACCGACAAAGAAGGCAGTGTGATGG GCATCACTGTTGCTCGCGCTGCTATGATAAATCATTGCCGTGCTTTGACCATGGCCTGCCATTACACAGAAGGAGAAACAATCGTCTGCGTACTGGACTTTAAACGCGAGGTTGGCCTCTGGCATGCTGTCTTGACATCGGTGCTGAATGGCATGCATGTGGTCTTTATTCCGTATGCGCTAATGAAGCTGCGTCCTTCGTCCTGGATGCAGTTGATTACCAAGCATCGCGCATCGTGTTGTCTGGTTAAAAGCAGGGACTTACATTGGGGCCTATTGGCCACCAAGGATCACAAAGACATCTCATTGTCTTCGCTGCGCATGCTACTGGTCGCTGATGGCGCTAATCCCTGGTCACTTTCCTCCTGTGACCAATTCTTGAATGTATTCCAGGCAAAGGGTTTGCGCTCCGATGCCATCTGCCCGTGTGCCAGCAGTTCGGAAGTGTTTACTGTATCACTGCGCCGACCAGGACGCTCATCGAGCGGCTTCAGCCAGTCGGCTACTGGACGTGGTGTTCTTTCTATGGCTGCGCTCTCACATGGCGTTGTGCGCGTCGACAGCGAAGACTCACTCACCTCGCTAACGCTACAGGACTGCGGTCAGGTTATGCCTGCTGCCCAGATGGTTGTAGTGCGGTCCGACGGAGCGCCTGTGCTCTGCAAAACAGACCAGGTGGGAGAGATCTGTGTGACAAGCGGTTCCACTGGAGCCAGCTACTTTGGTCTCGATGGCATGACCAACTCAACATTCAAAGTGCAGCCTCTCCTTGAAGATCCGGAGCAACCCAAGGAGGGCGGTGGCACCATACTTGCTACACCCAAGCCTATAAGCGAAGAATATTATGTGCGCTCCGGTCTTTTGGGTTTCCTTGGTCCCGGCGGTCTTGTCTTTGTTTGCGGCTCACGCGACGGATTAATGACTGTAACAGGTCGCAAACATAATGCGGATGACATAATTGCCACCGTGCTGGCCGTGGAACCCATGCGCTTTATCTACAGAGGTCGTATCGCTGTCTTCAGCATTAAGGTCTTACGTGACGAGCGCGTTTGTGTCATAGCCGAGCAGCGTCCTGATTGCTCCGAAGAGGAAAGTTTTCAATGGATGTCACGTGTGCTGCAGGCCGTTGACTCAATACACCAAGTGGGGATATATTGCCTGGCACTCGTGCCGCCCAATCACTTACCCAAGACGCCTCTAGGCGGCATACATCTCTGCGAGGCCCGTCGCCGTTTCCTAGAGGGTTCACTGCATCCGGCGAATGTTCTTATGTGCCCGCACACTTGCGTCACCAACTTGCCCAAGCCACGCGAGATGCACCAAG gtGTGCAAACGACCGCAAAACTAAGCTCCTCATCTGGCTGTGGTATTACAGACACAGGCGTAGGGCCCGCCTCCGTCATGGTTGGGAATTTAGTTCAGGGTAATCGCCTGGCTGTCGCACATGGGCGTGATGTGGGCATGGCCGAGGACGGCGAGCGCAAG CCTCAACTGATTACAGGCGTATTGCGTTGGCGCGCCAACACTTCGCCAgatcatattatttttacgcTGCTCAACTCAAAGG GCGCTATAGCCAAAACGCTGACCTGTTCAGAACTACACAAGCGAGCTGAGAAGATTGCAGCCTTGCTGCAGGAGCGTGGCAAAATTGAGCCAGGCGACCACGTCG ctCTTATATTTCCACCTGGCTTGGACTTGCTCTGCGCCTTCTATGGCTGTCTGTATCTGGGGGCTATACCCATTACCATTAGACCGCCGCATCCGCAAAATCTGATCACCACGCTGCCAACGGTGCGCATGATTGTTGACGTGTCCAAAAGCGGGATTGTGCTCTCCATACAGCCAATTATTAAGTTGCTAAAGTCCAGAGAGGCGGCGTCTTCTATAGATCCAAAGACATGGCCGCCCATACTCGATATCGATGATAATCCAAAGCGTAAATTGGCCGGCATAGCCACAGTTTCTTTGGACTCCAGCGCCTATTTGGACTTCAGTGTGTCCACCTGCGGGCGTTTGAGTGGTGTGAACATTACTCATCG ATCTCTGTCTAGTCTGTGCGCCAGTTTAAAACTGGCATGCGAATTGTATCCTTCGCGTCATGTCGCTCTCTGCCTGGATCCCTACTGCGGTCTGGGCTTTGTCATGTGGACGCTTATTGGTGTCTACAGCGGCCATCATTCCATATTGATAGCTCCCTACGAAGTTGAAGCAAATCCCAGTCTTTGGCTTTCAACGCTCTCGCAGCATCGCGTGCGCGACACCTTCTGCTCTTACGGCGTCATTGAACTCTGCACCAAGGCGCTGGCCAATTCGGTGCCAACGCTAAAGCAACGCAACGTGGACTTGCGTTGTGTGCGCACCTGCGTTGTGGTGGGCGAGGAGCGTCCGCGCGTCATGTTGacacaacaattttgcaaGCTATTCCAGGGCCTGGGCCTAAACACACGCTGTGTGTCCACCTCGTTTGGTTGCCGCGTGAATCCGGCTATATGCGTACAAGGTGCCAGCTCGGCTGAAAGTGCACAGGTGTATGTGGATTTACGGGCACTACGCAACAATCGTGTGGCTCTTGTAGAACGCGGTGCGCCTAACTCATTGTGTTTGATTGAGTCCGGAAAGCTACTGCCTGGCGTCAAAGTAATTATCGCCAATCCGGAGACCAAAGGCCACTGCGGCGACTCGCATTTAGGTGAAATTTGG GTACAAGCGCCGCATAATGCTAACGGTTACTTCACCATCTATGGCGATGAAACGGACTATAATGATCACTTCAATGCCAAATTAGTGACAGGTGCTACCTCGGAAGTTTATGCACGTACCGGCTACTTAGGCTTCTTACGCCGTACTGAATGCTCACAGGCCGCATCCATTCTGGACGAGACTACACCTAGCGTGGCAAGCCGTGATAGTGATACCGAATCCTTAAACTCTATGagccagctgcagttgaaCTTCTCCAATGCCTCATTGGGTGGAAATTCCGAACACAGTCTAGTGACTGCCAATCCCAATGATCAGGAGCTACACGATGCTGTTTATGTGGTTGGTGCTTTGGACGAAGTTATCTCATTGCGTGGCATGAACTATCATCCCATAGATATAGAGAATTCTGTACTGCGCTGTCATAAGAAAATTGCCGAGTG CGCCGTCTTCACTTGGACTAATCTGTTGGTCGTAGTTGTGGAGCTTGATGGGAACGAGTCGGAGGCACTCGACTTGGTGCCCTTAGTCACAAATACGGTGCTGGAAGAGCACCAGCTCATTGTCGGCGTAGTTGTAGTAGTTGATCCGG GTGTGGTGCCCATCAATAGTCGTGGCGAGAAGCAACGCATGCATTTACGCGATGGCTTCCTGGCCGATCAATTGGATCCCATTTACGTAGCATACAATATGTAA
- the LOC108599692 gene encoding disco-interacting protein 2 isoform X2 translates to MSATAASYLGMDVSTLPADVREKLAELDLELSEGDITQKGYEKKRAKLLQPFLKKHESNDVDKTKNLPPPPYYNIKDANNSNANSDGVIISSEGYSYVTEVPSLSSSQQRQHSKKSEFTPQQSSAVISAPHGGGAPGYENMRPQGGAVGDPGYQNTREPSSGFQNSSSSSQHRQRRTQRKVTHNEKRYHSEVRQEAVQQALAALKSRPKPSLPMPSKRSSVLNRSPGCNDDLDSSTDDESIPEELISPDKEYNYPRDHISNSMLPPEPIIKPPIRDSSMAAQQQQQPQQLHLRQHDVKQSQAPMQKYLSSGERRPPQNLPPLPTSDTSSTDSPPIAYKRDNDFADKAYKQKHFNAPDITQFNNAHRIADRVTRYVNVSQTELNESDVNGKWKVSAKIQQLLNTLKRPKRRPLPEFYEDNDIELEIAANPKDPNAPKPEGSTMTPVQGEQLSIPAGLPRTLECALQRYGTNSFKSSMATVLDPNGKITTTLTYGKLLSRAQKIAYALSTKIFSKGPEQVTLKPGDSVALVYPNNDPLSFITAWYGCMFRGLVPLPIELPLSSSDTPPQQVGFLLSSCGITVALTSEACLKGLPKSATGEIAKLKGWPRLQWFVTEHLPKPPKDFNVGNLRIEDTAPAYTEYTTDKEGSVMGITVARAAMINHCRALTMACHYTEGETIVCVLDFKREVGLWHAVLTSVLNGMHVVFIPYALMKLRPSSWMQLITKHRASCCLVKSRDLHWGLLATKDHKDISLSSLRMLLVADGANPWSLSSCDQFLNVFQAKGLRSDAICPCASSSEVFTVSLRRPGRSSSGFSQSATGRGVLSMAALSHGVVRVDSEDSLTSLTLQDCGQVMPAAQMVVVRSDGAPVLCKTDQVGEICVTSGSTGASYFGLDGMTNSTFKVQPLLEDPEQPKEGGGTILATPKPISEEYYVRSGLLGFLGPGGLVFVCGSRDGLMTVTGRKHNADDIIATVLAVEPMRFIYRGRIAVFSIKVLRDERVCVIAEQRPDCSEEESFQWMSRVLQAVDSIHQVGIYCLALVPPNHLPKTPLGGIHLCEARRRFLEGSLHPANVLMCPHTCVTNLPKPREMHQDTGVGPASVMVGNLVQGNRLAVAHGRDVGMAEDGERKPQLITGVLRWRANTSPDHIIFTLLNSKGAIAKTLTCSELHKRAEKIAALLQERGKIEPGDHVALIFPPGLDLLCAFYGCLYLGAIPITIRPPHPQNLITTLPTVRMIVDVSKSGIVLSIQPIIKLLKSREAASSIDPKTWPPILDIDDNPKRKLAGIATVSLDSSAYLDFSVSTCGRLSGVNITHRSLSSLCASLKLACELYPSRHVALCLDPYCGLGFVMWTLIGVYSGHHSILIAPYEVEANPSLWLSTLSQHRVRDTFCSYGVIELCTKALANSVPTLKQRNVDLRCVRTCVVVGEERPRVMLTQQFCKLFQGLGLNTRCVSTSFGCRVNPAICVQGASSAESAQVYVDLRALRNNRVALVERGAPNSLCLIESGKLLPGVKVIIANPETKGHCGDSHLGEIWVQAPHNANGYFTIYGDETDYNDHFNAKLVTGATSEVYARTGYLGFLRRTECSQAASILDETTPSVASRDSDTESLNSMSQLQLNFSNASLGGNSEHSLVTANPNDQELHDAVYVVGALDEVISLRGMNYHPIDIENSVLRCHKKIAECAVFTWTNLLVVVVELDGNESEALDLVPLVTNTVLEEHQLIVGVVVVVDPGVVPINSRGEKQRMHLRDGFLADQLDPIYVAYNM, encoded by the exons ATGTCTGCAACGGCTGCTAGCTACTTGGGCATGGACGTCTCCACGCTCCCAGCTGATGTTCGCGAAAAACTTGCTGAATTAGACTTGGAGCTGTCCGAAG GGGACATTACTCAAAAAGGATACGAAAAGAAGCGagcaaaattattacaacCCTTTTTGAAAAAACACGAAT CAAACGACGTGGACAAGACAAAAAACTTGCCTCCACCGCCATACTATAATATAAAAGATGCCAACAATAGCAACGCGAATAGCGATGGCGTCATTATCTCCAGTGAAGGCTATAGCTATGTCACCGAAGTACCTTCGCTCTCATCATCCCAGCAAAGACAACATTCCAAAAAGTCAGAATTTACTCCACAACAGTCAAGCGCTGTTATATCCGCCCCACATGGAGGAGGTGCGCCTGGTTACGAGAACATGCGACCGCAGGGTGGGGCCGTGGGTGATCCAGGCTATCAAAATACACGAGAGCCTAGTAGTGGCTTccagaacagcagcagcagcagccagcatcGCCAGCGACGCACCCAACGCAAAGTAACGCACAATGAGAAACGCTATCACTCTG AAGTGCGCCAGGAGGCTGTTCAACAGGCACTAGCCGCACTCAAGAGTCGACCCAAGCCGAGCCTGCCAATGCCCTCGAAACGGAGCTCTGTGCTCAATCGGAGTCCTGGCTGCAACGATGACTTGGACTCATCTACCGATGACGAGTCCATACCTGAGGAGCTTATTTCGCCAGATAAGGAGTACAACTATCCGCGCGATCATATAAGCAATAGCATGCTTCCCCCCGAGCCCATTATAAAGCCACCAATACGTGATTCATCAATGGccgcacaacaacagcaacaaccacaacaattgcatttacgACAACACGATGTAAAGCAAAGTCAAGCGCCAATGCAGAAATATCTATCGTCGGGCGAGCGACGACCGCCGCAAAATTTGCCGCCATTG CCCACTTCGGATACTTCGAGCACTGATTCGCCACCAATTGCATATAAGCGTGATAACGATTTTGCTGATAAAGCctataagcaaaagcatt TTAACGCTCCAGACATAACGCAGTTTAATAACGCACATCGCATAGCGGATCGAGTGACGCGCTATGTGAATGTCTCGCAAACGGAGCTCAACGAGTCGGATGTCAACGGTAAGTGGAAGGTCTCAGCCAAGATACAGCAGTTGCTAAACACACTGAAGCGACCCAAGCGGCGACCACTCCCAGAGTTCTACGAGGACAACGACATCGAGCTGGAGATAGCTGCCAATCCCAAGGATCCGAATGCACCCAAACCAGAGGGCAGCACCATGACACCCGTGCAGGGTGAACAACTTTCTATACCGGCTGGTCTACCTCGCACTTTGGAGTGCGCACTGCAGCGTTATGGCACAAACTCGTTCAAGAGTTCCATGGCCACGGTACTGGATCCTAATGGCAAGATAACTACGACGCTTACATACGGCAAGCTGCTGTCGCGTGCACAAAAAATTGCCTACGCGCTTTCAACCAAAATCTTTAGCAAGGGACCCGAACAGGTTACACTTAAGCCTGGTGATAGTGTGGCTCTGGTCTATCCCAATAATGACCCACTAAG CTTCATCACCGCCTGGTACGGATGCATGTTTCGTGGCCTGGTGCCACTGCCCATAGAGCTGCCATTATCCAGTTCAGATACGCCGCCCCAACAAGTGGGATTCCTCCTTAGTTCGTGCGGCATAACTGTCGCGCTAACCTCGGAGGCTTGCCTCAAAGGTCTGCCGAAGTCGGCAACAGGCGAGATTGCCAAGCTAAAGGGCTGGCCACGTCTGCAGTGGTTTGTTACCGAGCACTTGCCCAAGCCACCCAAGGATTTCAATGTTGGCAACTTGCGTATTGAGGACACTGCGCCGGCGTACACAGAGTACACCACCGACAAAGAAGGCAGTGTGATGG GCATCACTGTTGCTCGCGCTGCTATGATAAATCATTGCCGTGCTTTGACCATGGCCTGCCATTACACAGAAGGAGAAACAATCGTCTGCGTACTGGACTTTAAACGCGAGGTTGGCCTCTGGCATGCTGTCTTGACATCGGTGCTGAATGGCATGCATGTGGTCTTTATTCCGTATGCGCTAATGAAGCTGCGTCCTTCGTCCTGGATGCAGTTGATTACCAAGCATCGCGCATCGTGTTGTCTGGTTAAAAGCAGGGACTTACATTGGGGCCTATTGGCCACCAAGGATCACAAAGACATCTCATTGTCTTCGCTGCGCATGCTACTGGTCGCTGATGGCGCTAATCCCTGGTCACTTTCCTCCTGTGACCAATTCTTGAATGTATTCCAGGCAAAGGGTTTGCGCTCCGATGCCATCTGCCCGTGTGCCAGCAGTTCGGAAGTGTTTACTGTATCACTGCGCCGACCAGGACGCTCATCGAGCGGCTTCAGCCAGTCGGCTACTGGACGTGGTGTTCTTTCTATGGCTGCGCTCTCACATGGCGTTGTGCGCGTCGACAGCGAAGACTCACTCACCTCGCTAACGCTACAGGACTGCGGTCAGGTTATGCCTGCTGCCCAGATGGTTGTAGTGCGGTCCGACGGAGCGCCTGTGCTCTGCAAAACAGACCAGGTGGGAGAGATCTGTGTGACAAGCGGTTCCACTGGAGCCAGCTACTTTGGTCTCGATGGCATGACCAACTCAACATTCAAAGTGCAGCCTCTCCTTGAAGATCCGGAGCAACCCAAGGAGGGCGGTGGCACCATACTTGCTACACCCAAGCCTATAAGCGAAGAATATTATGTGCGCTCCGGTCTTTTGGGTTTCCTTGGTCCCGGCGGTCTTGTCTTTGTTTGCGGCTCACGCGACGGATTAATGACTGTAACAGGTCGCAAACATAATGCGGATGACATAATTGCCACCGTGCTGGCCGTGGAACCCATGCGCTTTATCTACAGAGGTCGTATCGCTGTCTTCAGCATTAAGGTCTTACGTGACGAGCGCGTTTGTGTCATAGCCGAGCAGCGTCCTGATTGCTCCGAAGAGGAAAGTTTTCAATGGATGTCACGTGTGCTGCAGGCCGTTGACTCAATACACCAAGTGGGGATATATTGCCTGGCACTCGTGCCGCCCAATCACTTACCCAAGACGCCTCTAGGCGGCATACATCTCTGCGAGGCCCGTCGCCGTTTCCTAGAGGGTTCACTGCATCCGGCGAATGTTCTTATGTGCCCGCACACTTGCGTCACCAACTTGCCCAAGCCACGCGAGATGCACCAAG ACACAGGCGTAGGGCCCGCCTCCGTCATGGTTGGGAATTTAGTTCAGGGTAATCGCCTGGCTGTCGCACATGGGCGTGATGTGGGCATGGCCGAGGACGGCGAGCGCAAG CCTCAACTGATTACAGGCGTATTGCGTTGGCGCGCCAACACTTCGCCAgatcatattatttttacgcTGCTCAACTCAAAGG GCGCTATAGCCAAAACGCTGACCTGTTCAGAACTACACAAGCGAGCTGAGAAGATTGCAGCCTTGCTGCAGGAGCGTGGCAAAATTGAGCCAGGCGACCACGTCG ctCTTATATTTCCACCTGGCTTGGACTTGCTCTGCGCCTTCTATGGCTGTCTGTATCTGGGGGCTATACCCATTACCATTAGACCGCCGCATCCGCAAAATCTGATCACCACGCTGCCAACGGTGCGCATGATTGTTGACGTGTCCAAAAGCGGGATTGTGCTCTCCATACAGCCAATTATTAAGTTGCTAAAGTCCAGAGAGGCGGCGTCTTCTATAGATCCAAAGACATGGCCGCCCATACTCGATATCGATGATAATCCAAAGCGTAAATTGGCCGGCATAGCCACAGTTTCTTTGGACTCCAGCGCCTATTTGGACTTCAGTGTGTCCACCTGCGGGCGTTTGAGTGGTGTGAACATTACTCATCG ATCTCTGTCTAGTCTGTGCGCCAGTTTAAAACTGGCATGCGAATTGTATCCTTCGCGTCATGTCGCTCTCTGCCTGGATCCCTACTGCGGTCTGGGCTTTGTCATGTGGACGCTTATTGGTGTCTACAGCGGCCATCATTCCATATTGATAGCTCCCTACGAAGTTGAAGCAAATCCCAGTCTTTGGCTTTCAACGCTCTCGCAGCATCGCGTGCGCGACACCTTCTGCTCTTACGGCGTCATTGAACTCTGCACCAAGGCGCTGGCCAATTCGGTGCCAACGCTAAAGCAACGCAACGTGGACTTGCGTTGTGTGCGCACCTGCGTTGTGGTGGGCGAGGAGCGTCCGCGCGTCATGTTGacacaacaattttgcaaGCTATTCCAGGGCCTGGGCCTAAACACACGCTGTGTGTCCACCTCGTTTGGTTGCCGCGTGAATCCGGCTATATGCGTACAAGGTGCCAGCTCGGCTGAAAGTGCACAGGTGTATGTGGATTTACGGGCACTACGCAACAATCGTGTGGCTCTTGTAGAACGCGGTGCGCCTAACTCATTGTGTTTGATTGAGTCCGGAAAGCTACTGCCTGGCGTCAAAGTAATTATCGCCAATCCGGAGACCAAAGGCCACTGCGGCGACTCGCATTTAGGTGAAATTTGG GTACAAGCGCCGCATAATGCTAACGGTTACTTCACCATCTATGGCGATGAAACGGACTATAATGATCACTTCAATGCCAAATTAGTGACAGGTGCTACCTCGGAAGTTTATGCACGTACCGGCTACTTAGGCTTCTTACGCCGTACTGAATGCTCACAGGCCGCATCCATTCTGGACGAGACTACACCTAGCGTGGCAAGCCGTGATAGTGATACCGAATCCTTAAACTCTATGagccagctgcagttgaaCTTCTCCAATGCCTCATTGGGTGGAAATTCCGAACACAGTCTAGTGACTGCCAATCCCAATGATCAGGAGCTACACGATGCTGTTTATGTGGTTGGTGCTTTGGACGAAGTTATCTCATTGCGTGGCATGAACTATCATCCCATAGATATAGAGAATTCTGTACTGCGCTGTCATAAGAAAATTGCCGAGTG CGCCGTCTTCACTTGGACTAATCTGTTGGTCGTAGTTGTGGAGCTTGATGGGAACGAGTCGGAGGCACTCGACTTGGTGCCCTTAGTCACAAATACGGTGCTGGAAGAGCACCAGCTCATTGTCGGCGTAGTTGTAGTAGTTGATCCGG GTGTGGTGCCCATCAATAGTCGTGGCGAGAAGCAACGCATGCATTTACGCGATGGCTTCCTGGCCGATCAATTGGATCCCATTTACGTAGCATACAATATGTAA
- the LOC108599697 gene encoding augmin complex subunit wac, translated as MDNLKLKEEVQSLKTLSTHLESQLKLVGLELCDFPDDVLTLLDKCARIQGDSNMQDINLDCLREFYFIKKREWIDNKVIIASQTAELKKVTSVIEETNKEIAKLEIFLANVNKRLIADGALQRKIIEIEDKTKALLDRQKTVSEPKECNTEAIIEKIEELQSANQSR; from the exons ATGG ATAACTTAAAGCTAAAAGAAGAGGTGCAGTCGCTGAAAACTTTAAGCACACATCTGGAAAGCCAACTAAAATTGGTTGGCTTGGAGCTCTGCGACTTTCCAGATGACGTTTTGACATTGCTGGACAAATGTGCCCGTATTCAGGGAGACTCTAATATGCAGGATATAAATTTAGACTGTTTACgagagttttattttataaaaaagcgGGAATGGATTGATAACAAAGTTATAATAGCAAGTCAGACTGCTGAACTGAAGAAAGTAACGTCAGTCATTGAggaaacaaacaaagaaattGCCAAATTGGAAATATTTCTGGCTAACGTCAACAAGCGCTTGATCGCAGATGGGGCTCTACAGCggaaaattattgaaattgaagacAAGACAAAAGCACTACTGGACAGACAGAAAACCGTTAGTGAGCCTAAGGAGTGTAACACTGAGGCCATCATAGAGAAAATCGAAGAGTTGCAGAGCGCCAACCAAAGTCGTTAG